In Photobacterium sp. TLY01, the following proteins share a genomic window:
- the araH gene encoding L-arabinose ABC transporter permease AraH: MATSSTTKLMESDNTSASLNMSAVWDKYGMLMVFAGLFLLCAFFVPYFATLVNMKGLGLAISMSGMVACAMLFCLACGDLDLSVASVIACSGVVTAVAINTTGSVVLGVGAGLLSGVLFGLLNGFVIAKLQVNALITTLATMQIARGLGYIISDGKAVGITEESFFALGNSSLFGIPTPVWLTLITFAVFAFLLNRTVYGRNTLAIGGNEEAARLAGVNVVKTKMIIFTVSGFISALAGVILAARMTSGQPMTSVGFELVVISACVLGGVSLKGGIGKVSYVIAGVLILGTVENAMNLLNMSPFAQYVVRGSILLAAVIFDRYKQTSRKA; encoded by the coding sequence ATGGCTACAAGTAGTACAACGAAACTGATGGAATCTGACAATACGTCCGCCTCTCTGAACATGTCCGCAGTCTGGGATAAATACGGGATGCTGATGGTGTTCGCCGGCCTGTTTTTACTGTGTGCGTTTTTTGTCCCTTATTTTGCCACACTGGTGAATATGAAAGGACTGGGACTGGCCATTTCGATGAGCGGCATGGTGGCCTGCGCCATGTTGTTTTGTCTGGCCTGTGGCGACCTTGACCTGTCTGTTGCTTCAGTGATTGCCTGTTCAGGAGTGGTCACCGCGGTCGCCATCAACACCACCGGCAGTGTGGTGCTGGGGGTGGGCGCGGGGTTGCTGTCCGGCGTGCTGTTTGGCTTACTGAACGGATTTGTCATTGCCAAACTGCAGGTGAACGCCCTGATCACCACACTGGCAACGATGCAGATTGCGCGGGGGTTGGGCTATATCATCTCGGATGGTAAAGCCGTGGGTATCACAGAGGAAAGCTTCTTCGCCTTAGGTAACTCCTCGCTGTTTGGGATCCCGACCCCAGTCTGGCTGACCCTGATAACCTTTGCGGTATTTGCTTTTTTGCTGAACCGCACTGTTTATGGCCGCAATACGCTGGCTATCGGCGGCAATGAAGAAGCCGCCCGCCTGGCTGGGGTCAATGTCGTCAAAACCAAGATGATCATTTTCACCGTGTCCGGTTTCATCTCTGCACTGGCCGGTGTGATCCTCGCGGCGCGCATGACCAGTGGCCAGCCCATGACTTCAGTCGGATTCGAACTGGTGGTGATTTCAGCTTGTGTTTTAGGCGGTGTGTCCCTGAAAGGCGGGATAGGTAAAGTGTCTTATGTGATTGCCGGTGTGCTGATTCTCGGCACAGTCGAAAACGCCATGAACCTGCTGAATATGTCCCCATTTGCGCAATACGTGGTGCGCGGGTCCATTCTGCTGGCAGCTGTCATCTTCGACCGATATAAGCAAACTTCCCGCAAAGCCTGA
- a CDS encoding DASH family cryptochrome, with product MTTGLFVFSYDLRLHDNPALRKTAEQVEHLLCLYCLPQQSPVPYPGHRMPWGKQRQAFLLDSLADLNHQLADQHPHQGLLIRDTPLEATIDELLDQYPISVIGRSEQAGYYENQSWAYIEAQYPDVTFLTIPTHTLFTRALLPFTLNELPASFTQFRLMTEKLDCRSESVVDLELPPPPALPQTAPLHPINLARTQLDRMPERPSVSRGFTGGETAAFEHIQRYFSGDLPARYKETRNALDGWDNSTKFSPWLALGCLSPVTVLRYLDDYQTKVIRNDSTEWIRFELLWREYFQWYAHAYQQKLFYYRGIKNQEPTNRHDESRFQQWCNGKTGYPIVDACMRQLNQTGYMSNRGRQLVASCFVHELALDWRYGAAYFEQQLIDYDVASNWGNWQYLAGVGADPRGWRYFDLEKQTKMYDPEGDFIHRWLDNGSHSI from the coding sequence ATGACAACGGGATTATTTGTCTTCAGTTACGACTTGCGCCTGCACGATAACCCGGCGTTGAGGAAAACGGCTGAGCAGGTGGAACATCTGCTGTGTCTCTACTGCCTGCCGCAGCAAAGTCCGGTGCCGTATCCGGGGCATCGCATGCCCTGGGGAAAACAGCGACAAGCCTTTTTGCTCGACTCGCTGGCCGATCTGAATCACCAGCTTGCCGATCAGCACCCCCATCAGGGCCTGCTGATCCGCGACACGCCGCTGGAGGCAACAATAGACGAACTGCTGGATCAATACCCGATTTCCGTCATCGGCCGCAGTGAACAGGCGGGCTATTACGAAAACCAGAGCTGGGCGTATATTGAGGCCCAATACCCGGACGTCACTTTTCTGACCATTCCAACCCATACCCTGTTCACGCGCGCACTGCTGCCTTTCACCCTCAATGAACTGCCCGCAAGTTTCACCCAGTTCCGGCTGATGACAGAAAAGCTGGATTGCCGTTCAGAGTCTGTGGTTGATCTCGAACTGCCACCGCCCCCTGCATTACCGCAAACCGCTCCGCTCCACCCGATCAATCTGGCGCGCACCCAACTGGACAGAATGCCGGAACGACCTTCCGTCTCCCGCGGCTTCACCGGCGGTGAAACGGCAGCCTTTGAGCATATTCAGCGCTATTTCTCCGGCGATTTGCCAGCCCGTTACAAAGAGACACGCAATGCGCTGGATGGCTGGGATAATTCGACCAAGTTTTCCCCCTGGCTGGCGCTGGGGTGCCTGTCCCCGGTGACTGTACTGCGCTATCTGGACGATTATCAGACCAAGGTCATCAGAAATGACTCAACCGAGTGGATTCGATTCGAACTGTTATGGCGCGAATACTTTCAATGGTATGCCCATGCCTACCAGCAAAAGCTGTTCTATTACCGTGGCATTAAAAATCAGGAACCGACTAACCGCCATGATGAGAGCCGTTTTCAGCAATGGTGTAACGGCAAAACTGGCTATCCGATTGTCGATGCCTGCATGCGGCAACTCAATCAGACCGGCTATATGTCTAACCGTGGCCGCCAGTTGGTTGCCAGTTGTTTTGTCCACGAGCTGGCCCTCGACTGGCGCTACGGCGCCGCTTACTTTGAGCAGCAGTTAATCGATTATGATGTCGCATCCAACTGGGGCAATTGGCAGTATCTGGCCGGGGTGGGTGCCGACCCGCGGGGCTGGCGCTACTTTGATCTGGAGAAACAGACGAAAATGTACGATCCTGAGGGCGACTTTATTCATCGCTGGTTAGACAATGGCAGCCACTCGATATAA
- a CDS encoding cryptochrome/photolyase family protein encodes MAATRYKTLRLILGDQLNAKHAWFQLKDDSTLYLIAELHQEATYTKHHVQKICAFFAAMKAFASALSQAGFHVCHLTLDDTAAYKSLPELLHQLISDHQIEVFEYQRPDEYRLLQQLRTLSLPASVSCTEVDTEHFLLPFDEIPHHFARGKHVLMEHFYRMMRRRFAILMQGEKPEGGKWNFDKENRHKLTATDLAAVPAPLRFDNPVSDILARLEKHKIPHFGQASDSLLWPVTRRQAIELLNYFCQHQLQCFGYFQDAMTDQCEHRWSLYHSRLSFALNTKMLHPMQVIQTVLTHYEQADGRISLAQVEGFIRQILGWREYVRGIYWANMPDYASYNTLGAHRNLPDFFWTGKTGMACLKAAVSQSLDYAYAHHIQRLMVTGNFCLLTEMDPDQVDAWYLGIYVDAIEWVEMPNTRGMSQFADNGIIATKPYAASGNYINKMSDYCQSCQYSVKKKTGADACPINSLYWRFMDKHQQRLAVNPRIGMIYRSWDNLADNERQAILSRAEFCLNHLDQL; translated from the coding sequence ATGGCAGCCACTCGATATAAAACCTTAAGACTGATTCTGGGCGATCAGCTCAATGCCAAACATGCCTGGTTTCAGCTAAAGGATGACAGCACCTTATACCTGATTGCCGAACTGCATCAGGAAGCGACTTACACCAAGCATCATGTGCAGAAAATCTGCGCCTTTTTTGCCGCCATGAAGGCCTTTGCCAGCGCGCTCAGCCAAGCCGGCTTTCATGTCTGCCACCTGACACTGGACGACACCGCGGCATACAAAAGCCTGCCGGAACTGCTGCACCAACTGATATCCGATCATCAGATCGAGGTGTTCGAATACCAGCGTCCTGATGAATACCGCCTGCTGCAACAACTGCGAACTTTAAGCCTGCCTGCCAGCGTCTCGTGCACAGAAGTGGATACCGAACATTTCCTGTTGCCCTTTGACGAGATACCCCACCACTTTGCCCGGGGCAAGCATGTCTTAATGGAACATTTTTACCGGATGATGCGACGTCGCTTTGCTATCTTAATGCAGGGCGAAAAGCCTGAAGGCGGCAAGTGGAACTTCGACAAAGAGAACCGGCATAAACTGACTGCCACGGATCTTGCGGCCGTTCCGGCACCGCTACGCTTCGACAACCCGGTCAGTGATATCCTGGCCCGACTGGAAAAACACAAAATTCCGCATTTTGGTCAAGCCTCAGACTCACTGCTATGGCCGGTAACACGCCGGCAGGCCATTGAATTACTGAACTATTTTTGCCAGCACCAGCTTCAGTGCTTCGGCTATTTTCAAGATGCCATGACAGATCAGTGTGAGCACCGGTGGAGCCTGTATCATTCGCGGTTATCTTTTGCCCTGAACACGAAAATGCTGCACCCGATGCAGGTCATTCAGACCGTTCTGACCCATTATGAACAAGCCGATGGCAGGATCTCTCTGGCTCAAGTGGAAGGCTTCATCCGTCAGATACTGGGCTGGCGCGAATACGTACGGGGGATTTACTGGGCCAATATGCCGGATTATGCCAGCTACAACACCCTTGGTGCTCACCGGAATTTACCGGATTTTTTCTGGACCGGAAAAACAGGCATGGCCTGCCTCAAAGCCGCCGTCTCGCAGTCGCTGGATTACGCCTATGCGCACCATATTCAAAGACTGATGGTCACCGGCAACTTTTGTCTGCTCACTGAAATGGACCCCGATCAGGTCGATGCCTGGTATCTGGGGATCTATGTCGATGCCATTGAGTGGGTTGAAATGCCCAACACCCGGGGCATGTCTCAGTTTGCAGATAACGGCATCATTGCCACCAAACCCTATGCGGCAAGTGGTAACTACATCAATAAGATGAGTGACTACTGCCAGTCCTGCCAATACTCAGTCAAAAAGAAAACCGGCGCGGATGCCTGTCCCATCAACAGCCTGTACTGGCGATTCATGGATAAACACCAGCAGCGTCTGGCCGTCAATCCAAGAATCGGGATGATTTATCGCAGCTGGGATAACTTAGCGGACAACGAACGACAGGCAATACTCAGCCGAGCCGAATTCTGCCTCAATCACCTGGATCAGCTCTGA
- a CDS encoding LysR substrate-binding domain-containing protein: MKLPPLRAVHYFEAVARLNSFSRAAEFLSVTQSAVSHQVRLLEDYLGEELFQRQGRQLSLTPIGEKYYEQISHALADISEASQQIREGEGGKIRLALYSSLAVKWLIPRLENLRQLHPEIELTLNMVSNDPNFSDELADCFITVSPPKRNNFISELLYHEQLYPVCSHKLWQQMRDKPLPDALWEHPLLTTRSIFKNAKHGEDWHRWCKLGGFELPELARFQLFSHMLLAAEAARYDQGITFLNDYLMNDIDRQQHFVRIPMHELPTGDSFYFVYKKSRASQTAIITLGRWLKQQCDELDRRGIQS; the protein is encoded by the coding sequence GTGAAACTGCCACCCCTTCGCGCCGTTCATTACTTTGAGGCTGTCGCTCGTTTGAACAGTTTTTCCCGTGCGGCAGAGTTTCTGAGCGTGACGCAAAGTGCGGTCAGCCATCAGGTTCGTCTGTTAGAAGATTATCTGGGGGAAGAACTGTTCCAGCGCCAAGGACGCCAGTTGTCTCTGACACCTATCGGTGAAAAGTATTACGAGCAAATCAGCCATGCGCTGGCGGATATCTCTGAAGCCAGTCAGCAAATCCGGGAAGGTGAAGGGGGAAAGATTCGCCTGGCACTATACAGTTCTCTGGCGGTGAAATGGCTGATCCCGCGGCTGGAAAACCTGCGTCAGCTGCACCCGGAAATTGAGCTCACGTTGAATATGGTGAGTAATGATCCGAATTTCAGTGATGAACTGGCCGATTGCTTTATTACCGTCTCGCCACCCAAGCGGAACAATTTCATTTCAGAGCTGCTGTATCATGAGCAGTTGTATCCGGTCTGCAGCCATAAACTCTGGCAGCAAATGCGGGATAAACCGCTGCCCGATGCCCTGTGGGAGCATCCCTTGCTGACGACGCGATCCATTTTTAAAAATGCCAAACACGGTGAAGACTGGCATCGCTGGTGTAAGCTGGGCGGTTTTGAATTACCTGAACTGGCGCGATTTCAGTTGTTCAGCCATATGCTGCTGGCGGCAGAAGCGGCCCGCTATGATCAGGGCATCACCTTTCTCAATGATTACCTGATGAATGACATCGACAGGCAACAGCACTTTGTGCGGATCCCCATGCACGAGCTGCCAACGGGCGACAGTTTTTATTTTGTGTATAAAAAATCCCGCGCCTCGCAAACAGCCATTATCACGCTGGGCCGCTGGCTGAAACAGCAGTGTGATGAGCTGGATCGAAGAGGCATTCAGAGCTGA
- a CDS encoding DMT family transporter, with the protein MPQMSVGLAMILLIVGNLIAVCSDAMIKSLGDETAIFQFVFFRQLTAVAILAPFCIGTKKADFFAGFKWHALRGHIWLLGMVFMIISITSLPLATANAIFYAAPLIMLPMAMMLFQEKLTKYSVGVAVIGFIGVLVIIRPTEINWAAIAALIVAFTLAWNNLLVRKLPKHQTVAQTLMLTNLAGMPAALGLALWEGQPWDWSPLLTAAGSSTFIMIYAGACVLAYRSAESNKIASAEYSGLIGAVIIGMLWFDEVPDLPMILGTMMIIVPLIWLAQKEKRAKKTAGLKSTETAVATEAVEETKA; encoded by the coding sequence ATGCCTCAAATGTCTGTCGGTTTAGCCATGATATTGCTGATTGTTGGCAACTTAATTGCTGTGTGCTCCGATGCCATGATCAAATCATTGGGTGATGAAACGGCGATTTTTCAGTTTGTCTTTTTCCGTCAGTTAACCGCCGTTGCTATTCTGGCACCGTTCTGTATCGGCACCAAAAAAGCCGATTTTTTTGCCGGATTTAAGTGGCATGCTCTGCGCGGACACATTTGGTTGCTGGGCATGGTCTTTATGATCATTTCGATTACCAGCCTGCCCCTGGCAACAGCCAATGCCATCTTCTATGCCGCGCCGCTGATCATGCTGCCGATGGCCATGATGCTGTTTCAGGAAAAGCTGACCAAATATTCTGTCGGCGTGGCAGTGATTGGTTTCATTGGTGTACTGGTGATTATCCGCCCGACCGAAATCAACTGGGCAGCCATTGCGGCACTGATTGTTGCCTTTACGCTGGCCTGGAACAACCTGCTGGTCCGTAAACTGCCAAAACATCAGACGGTTGCACAAACCCTGATGCTGACCAACCTGGCGGGTATGCCGGCTGCGCTTGGGCTGGCCCTGTGGGAAGGACAACCCTGGGACTGGTCGCCGCTGCTGACTGCGGCTGGCTCAAGCACTTTTATTATGATTTATGCCGGCGCCTGTGTACTGGCTTACCGCTCGGCGGAATCAAACAAAATCGCGAGCGCTGAATACAGCGGGCTGATTGGCGCTGTGATCATCGGTATGCTGTGGTTCGATGAAGTGCCTGATTTGCCCATGATTCTTGGCACCATGATGATTATCGTTCCTCTGATTTGGCTGGCACAAAAAGAAAAACGTGCCAAAAAAACCGCTGGGCTCAAATCAACTGAAACAGCAGTTGCCACAGAGGCCGTAGAAGAAACCAAAGCCTGA
- a CDS encoding VOC family protein produces MASFQQAKISPHLWFDQEALEAAEFYTQVFDDSKIVNHTQIEDTPSGSVDVVNFELFGQPFTAISAGPFFTFNESISFVIHCDDQAEIDRYWAALSQDGGEPGQCGWLKDKYGLSWQIVPRSMAAMMRSHDPVKLARLTQCFLTMTKLEIAVLERAFNGESSGE; encoded by the coding sequence ATGGCATCGTTTCAGCAGGCGAAAATCTCTCCTCACTTGTGGTTTGATCAAGAAGCGCTTGAGGCCGCTGAGTTTTATACGCAAGTTTTTGACGACTCAAAAATTGTCAATCACACCCAGATTGAAGACACCCCCTCAGGCAGTGTTGATGTGGTGAACTTTGAATTGTTCGGTCAGCCATTTACAGCGATCAGTGCCGGGCCATTTTTCACTTTCAACGAGTCGATCTCATTTGTGATTCATTGTGACGATCAGGCAGAAATCGACCGTTACTGGGCGGCCTTATCGCAGGATGGCGGTGAGCCAGGGCAGTGTGGCTGGCTGAAAGATAAATACGGCTTGTCCTGGCAGATCGTGCCGAGATCGATGGCGGCGATGATGCGAAGCCATGATCCCGTCAAACTGGCGCGCTTAACACAGTGCTTTCTGACCATGACAAAATTGGAGATAGCCGTGCTGGAACGTGCGTTCAATGGTGAGTCGTCGGGTGAGTAG
- a CDS encoding metallophosphoesterase: MEKYAVLSDIHSNVFALEAVVEDALSKGVTRLVNLGDILYGPIAPRATFDFLQQQEMLTISGNQDRQIYQSTAAEVAANPTLQFILNDLGQAPLDWMQQLPFDARISDDIYACHGTPDDDLVYLLEDISSGHPRVKADAEIAMPLKDIHSPIILCGHTHIPRCVRLSTGQTVINPGSVGLQAYADDLPSPHVMQNHTPQASYAVLTLQDKGDWDVAFHRVNYDVKAAVQAAAASGREDWAHYLMTGRC, encoded by the coding sequence TTGGAAAAATATGCCGTGTTATCGGACATTCACAGTAATGTCTTTGCGCTGGAAGCTGTGGTTGAGGATGCGCTCAGCAAGGGGGTGACCCGGCTGGTGAATCTGGGGGATATTTTATACGGCCCGATAGCCCCTCGTGCTACCTTTGATTTCCTGCAGCAGCAAGAGATGCTGACGATTTCAGGTAATCAGGATCGACAAATTTACCAGTCAACGGCAGCAGAAGTGGCTGCCAACCCCACGCTGCAATTTATTCTCAACGACTTAGGCCAGGCACCGCTGGACTGGATGCAGCAACTGCCATTCGATGCCCGGATATCCGATGATATCTATGCCTGTCATGGCACGCCGGACGATGATCTGGTGTATTTGCTGGAAGATATCAGCTCGGGCCATCCGCGGGTTAAAGCCGATGCTGAAATAGCCATGCCTCTTAAAGACATCCATTCCCCCATCATTCTTTGTGGTCATACTCATATTCCCCGTTGTGTCCGGCTGTCGACGGGACAGACAGTGATCAATCCGGGCAGTGTGGGCCTTCAGGCTTATGCTGACGATCTGCCCTCGCCCCATGTGATGCAAAATCACACCCCGCAGGCGTCGTATGCGGTGCTGACTTTACAGGACAAGGGGGATTGGGATGTTGCCTTTCACCGTGTGAATTACGACGTAAAAGCGGCTGTGCAGGCCGCCGCAGCCAGTGGTCGAGAAGATTGGGCGCATTACCTGATGACAGGCAGGTGTTAA
- a CDS encoding DsbA family oxidoreductase, translated as MSTHTHLTIDIVSDVVCPWCYIGYKRLEEAMAAYKDQVQFTVRWHPFELNPAMQEEGQLLSEHLAEKYQITPEQSEQNRARIIALGEESGIRFHFTPLSRIYNTFKAHQLLHWAANYGRQTELKLALFEAYFTEQDDPSQLSVLLDAAETAGLDRDEAELVLKQGNFAEAVRAEEQTWSGQGITAVPAFVFHEKYLLSGAQDADTFKQVIETLLDEMA; from the coding sequence ATGTCAACGCATACCCACTTAACCATTGATATCGTATCTGATGTGGTCTGCCCCTGGTGCTACATTGGTTACAAACGGCTCGAAGAGGCCATGGCTGCCTATAAGGATCAGGTACAGTTTACTGTGCGCTGGCACCCTTTCGAACTGAATCCGGCGATGCAGGAAGAGGGCCAGTTGCTGAGTGAGCATCTGGCAGAGAAATATCAGATCACCCCCGAACAAAGCGAGCAGAACCGGGCCAGGATTATCGCTTTAGGCGAAGAATCCGGTATCCGATTCCACTTCACACCGCTTTCCCGTATCTACAATACCTTCAAAGCCCATCAGTTGTTGCATTGGGCCGCGAACTACGGCCGTCAGACAGAGCTGAAACTGGCGCTTTTCGAGGCTTATTTCACTGAACAGGATGATCCGAGTCAATTATCTGTGTTGCTGGATGCTGCTGAGACCGCCGGCCTGGATCGCGATGAAGCCGAACTGGTACTTAAGCAAGGCAATTTTGCTGAAGCCGTCAGAGCTGAAGAACAAACCTGGAGCGGGCAGGGGATCACTGCTGTGCCTGCGTTTGTCTTTCATGAAAAATATCTGCTTTCTGGTGCACAGGATGCGGATACTTTCAAGCAGGTTATCGAGACGCTTTTAGATGAGATGGCTTAG
- the murQ gene encoding N-acetylmuramic acid 6-phosphate etherase: MKIDLNTLITESRNPASHAIDTLSTVEMLKVINDEDKQVALAVERVLPQVAEAVDAIATAFQQGGRLIYSGAGTSGRLGILDASECPPTYGSDPSQVIGLIAGGREAIFRAVENAEDNRELGAEDLKALNFSDKDVLVGIAASGRTPYVLGAMAYAKSVGATVGSISCNPDSAMTRFADIAMTPVVGPEVVTGSSRMKAGTAQKMILNMLTTGAMIRTGKVYGNLMVDVEATNAKLVERQKNIVTAATGATREQAESALAACGGHCKTAIVMILTGSTAEEARTLLNHSQGFTRQAVQKAGQ, encoded by the coding sequence ATGAAAATTGATTTAAACACGCTGATCACTGAGAGCCGCAACCCTGCCAGCCACGCGATAGACACCCTGTCGACCGTCGAGATGCTGAAAGTCATCAATGACGAAGATAAGCAAGTGGCGCTGGCGGTTGAACGCGTCTTACCGCAAGTGGCTGAAGCTGTTGATGCGATCGCCACGGCTTTTCAGCAAGGTGGCCGCCTGATTTACTCGGGCGCAGGCACATCAGGCCGCTTAGGCATTCTCGATGCCAGTGAGTGCCCGCCTACTTATGGCAGTGATCCTTCTCAGGTGATCGGCTTGATTGCCGGAGGCCGGGAAGCGATTTTCCGTGCCGTAGAAAATGCGGAAGACAATCGCGAACTCGGTGCAGAAGATCTGAAAGCCCTGAATTTTTCTGACAAAGATGTGTTAGTCGGCATTGCTGCCAGTGGTCGCACGCCTTATGTCCTGGGCGCAATGGCATACGCGAAATCAGTGGGTGCGACCGTCGGAAGCATCAGCTGCAACCCGGACAGCGCCATGACCCGGTTCGCCGATATTGCCATGACGCCGGTCGTTGGGCCGGAAGTGGTGACCGGCTCCTCCCGCATGAAAGCCGGTACAGCACAAAAAATGATTCTGAACATGCTGACAACAGGCGCCATGATCCGCACCGGCAAAGTCTACGGCAACCTGATGGTGGATGTTGAAGCAACCAATGCAAAACTGGTCGAGCGCCAGAAAAACATTGTCACCGCGGCTACCGGCGCAACACGCGAACAGGCCGAATCTGCGCTGGCAGCCTGTGGCGGCCACTGCAAAACAGCCATTGTGATGATTCTGACCGGTTCAACCGCTGAAGAAGCACGAACTCTGCTAAACCATTCGCAAGGATTTACCCGGCAAGCTGTGCAGAAGGCAGGTCAGTAA
- a CDS encoding AraC family transcriptional regulator → MNKTLELAISLSGQLGLEDRQGKVNSALKGVSLFKITQYHHVTPQMYQQGVVVIFQGNKIGHLNDYRFEYDTEHCLIVSAPYPIACETFASEQAPLIGIDIGFDHSVIRQLVDDMEAELGADYFASQQQHKGVAASPVTPEINDCMQRLLSVLHSPMDAKLLGPQILREFFYRLLQSPQRILLAQYVKQDSALARVSGVIEHVQLHYADKLAVDDLAEMAGMSISAFHRAFKQVVTDPPLQYIKKIRLNNAKQLMVQDGVSASVAASKVGYESAAQFSREFKRYFGLPPSKAG, encoded by the coding sequence ATGAATAAAACCCTGGAACTGGCGATCTCTTTAAGTGGTCAGCTGGGCCTGGAAGACAGGCAAGGTAAGGTAAATTCGGCATTAAAAGGCGTAAGCCTGTTTAAAATCACCCAGTATCATCATGTGACGCCACAGATGTACCAACAAGGGGTGGTCGTTATTTTTCAGGGCAACAAAATTGGCCACCTGAATGACTATCGGTTTGAGTACGACACAGAACATTGCCTGATTGTGTCAGCGCCGTACCCCATTGCCTGTGAAACCTTTGCGTCGGAGCAGGCGCCGCTGATCGGGATTGATATCGGATTCGACCACAGTGTGATTCGCCAGCTGGTTGATGACATGGAGGCCGAATTGGGCGCCGACTATTTTGCCTCGCAACAGCAGCACAAAGGTGTGGCCGCCTCACCGGTTACACCAGAGATCAATGATTGTATGCAGCGACTATTATCCGTGTTGCACAGCCCGATGGATGCAAAATTACTGGGCCCACAGATCCTCAGAGAGTTTTTTTACCGCTTGCTGCAAAGTCCCCAGCGGATTCTGCTGGCCCAGTATGTAAAGCAAGATAGCGCGTTAGCTCGTGTATCCGGCGTGATCGAGCATGTGCAGCTGCACTATGCCGATAAGCTGGCGGTGGATGATCTCGCTGAGATGGCAGGCATGAGCATTTCAGCTTTTCACCGTGCATTTAAGCAAGTTGTCACCGACCCGCCTTTGCAATACATCAAGAAAATCCGGCTCAATAACGCCAAGCAGCTCATGGTGCAGGATGGCGTGTCAGCCAGCGTGGCAGCAAGCAAAGTCGGGTATGAAAGCGCCGCGCAGTTCAGCCGCGAGTTTAAACGCTATTTTGGCTTGCCGCCCAGTAAGGCGGGGTAA
- a CDS encoding iron-containing alcohol dehydrogenase: protein MNPFSYHNPTRIHFGEGQIAAITNEIPKSSKVMVLYGGGSIKANGVYDQVVKALSEHQWIEFSGIEPNPQYDTLMKAVEQIKAEGVDYLLAVGGGSVVDGTKFVAAAACYEGQDPWDMWSKGISVKHALPIGCILTLPATGSESNKASVVSRGNDKIGYMSSKIQPVFAVLDPTTTLSLSPRQISNGVVDAYVHVMEQYLTFPVNAKVQDRFAEGLLLTLIEEGPKALTNPDDLAVRANIMWSATQALNGLIGVGVPQDWATHMIGHELTGNYGIDHARTLSIVLPAVMKERRQEKAAKLLQYAERIFGITEGSDDERIDAAITKTEAFFKAMQVPTRLKDVELDENDINVLLSGLEKHGMTALGEHGKIGIADSKAILRTAL from the coding sequence ATGAACCCATTTAGCTATCACAACCCGACACGCATTCATTTTGGCGAAGGCCAGATTGCTGCAATCACAAACGAAATACCTAAAAGCAGCAAGGTAATGGTGCTGTACGGCGGTGGCTCTATCAAAGCTAACGGTGTATACGACCAGGTCGTTAAAGCGCTGAGTGAACACCAATGGATTGAATTCTCTGGCATTGAACCTAACCCGCAATACGACACCCTGATGAAAGCTGTCGAACAGATAAAAGCTGAAGGTGTCGACTACCTGCTTGCTGTCGGTGGTGGTTCTGTGGTTGACGGCACTAAATTTGTCGCGGCCGCTGCCTGCTATGAAGGACAAGATCCTTGGGATATGTGGTCAAAAGGAATCAGTGTGAAACATGCTCTGCCAATCGGCTGCATCCTGACCCTGCCGGCAACGGGTTCTGAGAGCAACAAAGCCTCTGTCGTTTCACGTGGTAATGACAAAATTGGCTATATGTCCTCTAAAATCCAGCCTGTGTTCGCTGTTTTGGACCCGACAACCACGCTGAGTCTGTCTCCTCGTCAGATCAGTAACGGTGTGGTCGATGCGTATGTTCACGTGATGGAGCAATACCTGACCTTCCCGGTCAATGCCAAAGTTCAGGACAGATTTGCCGAAGGCTTGCTGTTAACCCTGATTGAAGAGGGCCCGAAAGCACTGACCAACCCGGATGATCTGGCTGTGCGTGCCAATATTATGTGGTCCGCTACTCAGGCGCTGAACGGACTCATTGGTGTGGGTGTTCCGCAAGACTGGGCCACACACATGATTGGCCATGAACTGACTGGCAACTATGGTATTGATCATGCCCGTACTCTGAGTATCGTGCTGCCGGCGGTTATGAAAGAGCGACGCCAGGAAAAAGCCGCCAAGCTTCTTCAATATGCTGAACGTATTTTTGGCATCACTGAGGGCAGCGATGACGAACGCATTGATGCTGCCATTACCAAAACAGAAGCTTTCTTCAAGGCCATGCAGGTGCCAACTCGCCTAAAAGATGTCGAGCTGGATGAAAATGACATTAACGTTCTGCTCAGCGGTCTGGAAAAACATGGCATGACCGCATTGGGTGAACACGGCAAAATTGGTATTGCCGACAGTAAAGCCATTCTCCGCACTGCGCTTTAA